In the Leguminivora glycinivorella isolate SPB_JAAS2020 chromosome 14, LegGlyc_1.1, whole genome shotgun sequence genome, one interval contains:
- the LOC125233165 gene encoding sulfide:quinone oxidoreductase, mitochondrial, whose translation MNSVTRTLRSKCLNSGWHRSFSVTVPDNATHSCKLLVVGGGTGGCTIAAKFARRLGKDAVIVLEPSCDHYYQPLWTLVGAGITSLASTRRSASSVLPTGAKWLRDSAVCVDPKGQQVTTKSGDQIKYEYIVVAVGLLNDYDKIPGFSEALKRKDSGVSTIFSADYCEKTWRDLKAFKGGEAIFTYPDTPIKCPGAPQKIAYLADSWFNKSNVRSKTNISYNTCLPVIFGVKKYAEVLLKVVERKNIKVNYTTVLKELNVDKKEGVFFSTKDKSKTFVQRYDMIHVTPPMKTPEFLQCNKDLTDDSGFLTVDKFTLQHTKFPNMYGIGDCTNTPNSKTAAAIAKQCYVLEHNLLSTMAKDNPKKKYDGYGACPLVTSYNTCILAEFLYDGLPRGSNGKCKLLIVGGGTGGCSIAWRFANKLKSNEICVIDPAEFHYYQPLFPLVAAGIKEIDQSKKPLRSVLPPGVCCIKDHAQCFEPCSNVVHTHGGDEIYYEYLVVAMGLINDYYKINGLKAALDDPCSCVTTIYSPEHCQKTWAAIQRTRGGHAIFTFPSDGAKCSGAAQKIMYLADDYFRKNKIRDLLNITYNTGSDAIFGVPKYARALERVASARAVAVNTCCELVEVTPKHAVFVNAYGMPITLPYNFLHVTPPMSPPTALAQSQLADESGHLDVDPYTLQHRQFSNVYGLGDCTNTPNSKTAAAVARQSHVVEQNLSATMQGREPAAKYDGYGACAMMTSYRTGILAEFRYDKEPCETFPFDQSKERKLFYYLKRDYFPYLYWNKIIKGKWNGPRKLPRLNNPFRKKK comes from the exons ATGAATAGCGTAACTCGTACGTTGCGGTCAAAATGTTTAAACTCTGGATGGCACAGGTCATTCTCTGTTACGGTGCCCGATAATGCTACTCATTC GTGTAAATTGTTAGTGGTGGGAGGTGGTACCGGGGGCTGCACTATCGCAGCCAAGTTCGCTCGGAGGCTCGGGAAGGATGCCGTCATTGTGCTGGAGCCAAGTTGC gACCACTACTACCAACCGCTCTGGACATTAGTAGGCGCCGGTATCACGAGCCTCGCCAGCACTCGGCGAAGCGCGTCCAGCGTTCTCCCGACCGGCGCGAAATGGCTCCGCGACTCAGCAGTATGCGTCGACCCTAAAGGCCAGCAGGTCACCACGAAGAGCGGCGACCAGATCAAGTATGAGTATATTGTGGTCGCTGTCGGGCTGCTGAATGATTATGACAAG ATTCCGGGCTTTAGCGAAGCCCTAAAGCGTAAAGACAGTGGCGTCTCCACGATATTCTCCGCGGATTACTGTGAGAAGACATGGCGTGACTTGAAGGCGTTCAAAGGGGGCGAGGCGATATTCACTTATCCAGACACACCTATAAAATGTCCCGGAGCGCCACAGAAAATCGCGTATCTGGCGGATTCCTGGTTTAACAAG TCCAACGTCCGATCAAAAACGAACATATCATACAACACATGCTTACCCGTCATATTTGGCGTGAAGAAATACGCCGAAGTCCTTCTGAAGGTGGTGGAACGGAAAAACATCAAGGTCAACTACACCACGGTACTGAAAGAGCTGAATGTAGACAAGAAGGAAGGAGTATTTTTCAGCACAAAGGATAAGAGTAAG ACATTCGTCCAACGCTACGACATGATTCACGTCACACCCCCAATGAAGACGCCGGAATTCCTCCAATGCAACAAGGACCTCACCGACGACAGCGGCTTCTTAACAGTCGACAAGTTCACTCTACAACACACCAAGTTCCCCAACATGTACGGCATTGGAGACTGTACTAACACGCCGAATAGCAAAACTGCTGCTGCGATAG CGAAACAGTGCTACGTCCTTGAGCACAACCTCTTATCAACGATGGCGAAAGACAACCCAAAGAAGAAGTACGACGGGTATGGCGCCTGCCCGCTGGTGACGTCATACAACACCTGCATACTGGCTGAGTTCTTGTACGACGGC CTGCCTAGAGGTA GCAACGGAAA GTGTAAATTGCTAATAGTAGGGGGAGGAACGGGCGGCTGCAGTATCGCATGGAGGTTCGCTAACAAACTGAAAAGCAATGAAATTTGTGTTATAGACCCAGCAGAA TTCCACTACTACCAACCGCTATTCCCCCTGGTGGCGGCTGGCATCAAGGAGATCGACCAAAGCAAGAAGCCTCTGCGCTCAGTGCTGCCACCCGGCGTATGTTGCATCAAAGACCACGCGCAGTGTTTCGAGCCGTGCAGCAATGTTGTCCATACGCATGGTGGGGACGAGATCTATTATGAGTACCTCGTCGTTGCTATGGGGCTTATTAATGACTATTATAAG ATAAACGGTCTAAAGGCAGCGCTAGACGATCCCTGCAGCTGCGTCACCACTATATACTCCCCAGAGCACTGCCAAAAGACGTGGGCAGCCATTCAGCGTACGCGCGGTGGTCATGCCATATTCACGTTTCCGTCCGATGGTGCCAAGTGCTCTGGGGCGGCGCAGAAGATCATGTACCTTGCTGATGACTACTTTAGAAAG AACAAAATCCGTGACCTTCTGAACATAACCTACAACACTGGATCGGACGCTATATTTGGCGTCCCAAAGTACGCCAGAGCACTGGAACGCGTAGCCAGTGCGCGCGCCGTGGCTGTCAACACTTGCTGCGAGTTGGTGGAAGTTACGCCGAAGCACGCTGTGTTTGTGAACGCGTATGGAATG CCCATAACGCTGCCATACAACTTCCTCCACGTGACGCCTCCCATGTCGCCACCGACCGCCCTGGCTCAGTCCCAACTCGCAGACGAATCCGGCCACCTTGATGTAGATCCATATACCCTGCAGCATCGCCAGTTCAGCAATGTATACGGGTTGGGAGACTGCACTAATACGCCTAACAGCAAGACAGCTGCTGCTGTGG CCCGCCAAAGTCACGTGGTAGAACAAAACCTATCGGCCACCATGCAAGGCCGAGAGCCTGCCGCCAAATACGACGGCTACGGCGCTTGCGCGATGATGACGTCATACCGCACCGGCATCCTGGCAGAGTTCCGCTACGATAAGGAGCCGTGCGAGACGTTCCCGTTTGACCAG AGTAAAGAGCGAAAACTGTTTTACTACTTGAAACGAGACTATTTCCCGTATCTCTATTGGAATAAGATTATCAAAGGAAAATGGAACGGACCCAGAAAATTACCCAGATTGAATAACCCATTTCGGAAGAAGaaataa